From Methanocella paludicola SANAE, a single genomic window includes:
- a CDS encoding endonuclease V → MDVHELYNEQIELSKKAILTDSFPPIKRVGGVDCSYLDDKFIIAGLVVLDYGTLKPIYRTFDIQRLTFPYIPGLLAYREAEAMMGVIKKAKVRPDLIMVDGFGTNHPRRCGIATHIGIKLDVPAIGVGKSFLCGEVQGQRIIQDGEETGRLVRAISGQKPVYVSPGHKISLKTAVKVVKHCMAGHRQPEPTRQAHEYVTSIKNRSLLRENLNRAKNGPR, encoded by the coding sequence ATGGACGTTCACGAGCTGTATAATGAGCAAATAGAACTTTCAAAGAAAGCCATACTTACCGACTCCTTCCCGCCTATAAAAAGGGTTGGAGGAGTCGACTGTTCTTATTTAGACGATAAATTCATTATAGCCGGTCTGGTCGTTCTCGACTATGGGACTTTGAAGCCCATCTACCGGACCTTCGATATACAGAGGCTGACTTTTCCGTATATTCCAGGCTTACTTGCCTATCGAGAGGCGGAGGCCATGATGGGCGTCATTAAGAAAGCCAAAGTAAGGCCCGACCTTATCATGGTAGATGGTTTCGGTACGAATCATCCTCGCCGCTGCGGTATTGCCACCCATATCGGTATTAAGCTTGACGTTCCCGCGATCGGCGTGGGAAAGAGCTTCCTGTGCGGCGAAGTGCAGGGGCAGCGGATAATCCAGGACGGCGAAGAGACCGGCAGGCTGGTCCGGGCTATTTCCGGGCAAAAGCCTGTGTATGTATCGCCAGGCCACAAGATATCCCTGAAGACTGCGGTAAAAGTTGTTAAACATTGTATGGCAGGCCACCGCCAGCCCGAGCCCACGAGGCAAGCCCATGAATACGTCACATCGATAAAAAATAGATCTCTATTACGGGAAAATCTTAATCGCGCGAAAAACGGACCGCGTTAA
- a CDS encoding 3-isopropylmalate dehydratase large subunit: MGKTLAEKILSEKSGKDVVPGDLVTVPVDFVFGQDGTFPLAIQQMEKDLGTRKVFDPKKVAAVCDHASPSPSEQVSNVHIFMRKFARENGIHFFENGDGICHQIVAEKFAAPGKIVIGADSHTCTHGALTAFATGMGSTDVGAIMAYGTTWLRVPESFKFNIEGDLPKYVTSKDVFLHIVKEITADGATYMSMEYRGSTVDKMSVESRLVLSNMAVEAGGKVGLCPADAKVKAYLKAHGRENEYRKIAADKDAVYSDELEVDAAKLEPYIAVPHRVDNVKPVSEVAGMHLDSVCIGSCTNGRIEDIAVAARILKGKKAHKDTRLVVYPASREVLAQAIKLGYIETLVEAGAAVGAPGCGFCIGRTVALGDGEKVLSTQNRNFKGRMGNNKSEIYLSNVPVAAVSAIYGKITDPREVL; the protein is encoded by the coding sequence ATGGGGAAGACGCTAGCGGAAAAGATACTTTCGGAAAAGAGCGGGAAAGACGTTGTGCCCGGCGACCTTGTCACCGTGCCCGTCGATTTCGTCTTCGGCCAGGACGGCACGTTCCCCCTGGCGATCCAGCAGATGGAGAAGGACCTCGGGACCAGAAAGGTCTTCGACCCGAAGAAGGTCGCGGCCGTCTGCGACCACGCCTCGCCCTCGCCGAGCGAGCAAGTCTCTAACGTTCATATTTTCATGCGCAAGTTCGCCCGGGAGAACGGCATACACTTCTTCGAGAACGGCGACGGCATCTGCCACCAGATCGTCGCCGAGAAGTTCGCCGCTCCGGGTAAGATCGTCATCGGGGCGGACAGCCACACCTGCACCCACGGTGCGCTTACTGCGTTCGCCACCGGCATGGGCTCTACCGACGTTGGCGCCATAATGGCGTATGGCACGACCTGGCTCAGAGTGCCTGAATCGTTTAAGTTCAACATCGAAGGCGACCTGCCCAAATATGTCACGTCCAAGGACGTCTTCCTTCACATCGTTAAAGAAATAACGGCGGATGGAGCGACGTACATGTCCATGGAGTACAGGGGCTCTACCGTCGATAAGATGTCCGTGGAATCGAGGCTCGTCCTGTCGAACATGGCCGTCGAGGCGGGCGGTAAGGTCGGGCTTTGCCCCGCGGACGCTAAAGTCAAGGCTTATTTGAAGGCCCATGGCCGCGAGAACGAGTATCGGAAGATCGCCGCCGATAAGGATGCCGTTTATTCGGATGAGCTTGAGGTCGACGCGGCTAAGCTGGAGCCTTACATTGCGGTGCCCCATAGAGTTGACAACGTGAAGCCTGTATCTGAAGTCGCCGGCATGCACCTGGACTCTGTATGCATCGGCTCGTGTACCAACGGCCGTATCGAGGACATTGCAGTCGCTGCCAGGATCCTGAAAGGCAAGAAGGCTCACAAGGATACGAGGCTTGTCGTATATCCGGCCAGCCGTGAAGTGCTCGCCCAGGCCATCAAGCTGGGATACATCGAGACTCTTGTAGAGGCTGGCGCGGCTGTCGGCGCACCGGGCTGCGGGTTCTGCATCGGCAGGACCGTGGCGCTGGGCGACGGCGAGAAGGTACTGTCCACCCAGAACCGGAACTTCAAGGGACGGATGGGCAACAACAAGTCCGAGATCTACTTATCCAACGTGCCGGTCGCGGCCGTCAGCGCCATATACGGCAAGATCACCGACCCCAGGGAGGTACTCTAA
- a CDS encoding 3-isopropylmalate dehydratase, whose product MALKNIKSKVLRVYPPDTNTDEVISGKYKYDELDLKKLAVHAFESIDPTFYADSQKVNDPILIAANNFGCGSSREQAPQVILACGVSCIIAESYARIFYRNSFNIGLPLIECKGIYKAAKQGDELEVDFKNNVIKNLTTGKKLPMKPIPEFMQQLLEAGGLMPYLKAQHK is encoded by the coding sequence ATGGCCCTTAAGAACATCAAGTCAAAAGTGCTCCGGGTCTACCCGCCCGACACAAACACGGACGAGGTCATCTCGGGCAAGTACAAGTATGACGAGCTTGACCTGAAGAAGCTCGCCGTGCACGCATTCGAGTCCATCGACCCCACGTTCTACGCCGACTCTCAGAAGGTAAATGACCCTATCCTGATCGCGGCCAACAATTTCGGCTGCGGCTCCTCAAGAGAGCAGGCCCCTCAGGTTATTCTCGCATGCGGCGTCTCGTGCATCATCGCCGAGTCCTACGCCCGCATATTTTACCGGAACAGCTTCAACATCGGCCTGCCGCTCATCGAGTGCAAGGGTATCTACAAGGCAGCAAAGCAGGGCGACGAGCTGGAAGTCGACTTTAAGAATAACGTGATCAAGAACCTGACCACCGGCAAGAAACTGCCCATGAAGCCCATACCCGAATTCATGCAGCAGCTGCTCGAGGCGGGCGGGCTGATGCCCTACCTCAAAGCGCAGCATAAATAA